One genomic region from Nostoc sphaeroides encodes:
- a CDS encoding metallophosphoesterase — protein sequence MHWLFTGHLRVDKITVKIAELPASLQGTTLVQLSDFHYDGLRLSEDMLEKAIALTNEAEPDLILLTGDYVTDDPTPIHQLVHRLKHLQSRCGIYAVLGNHDIYYSHSKAEVTQALTSIGVHVLWNEIAYPLGKELPLVGLADYWSREFYPAPVMNQLDSVTPRIVLSHNPDTAKILQQWRVDLQLSGHTHGGHIVIPGIGPVVFYYKKLLKTIPKKLRRWVTFFLGDCSKVVRYWEWAQGFHKVEENQLYVNRGLGTYKPGRLFCPPEVTVITLVGH from the coding sequence ATGCATTGGTTGTTTACGGGACATTTAAGAGTAGATAAAATCACGGTTAAGATTGCGGAACTTCCAGCATCTTTACAAGGTACAACGCTAGTGCAGTTGTCAGATTTTCACTACGATGGTTTGCGGTTGTCGGAAGATATGTTAGAAAAAGCGATCGCACTTACTAACGAAGCTGAACCAGATTTAATTTTATTAACTGGTGACTACGTAACTGACGATCCGACGCCGATTCACCAATTGGTGCATCGACTCAAACATCTGCAAAGTCGGTGTGGTATCTACGCCGTACTTGGTAATCACGATATCTATTACAGTCACTCAAAAGCAGAAGTTACACAGGCGTTAACTAGCATTGGGGTGCATGTGCTTTGGAATGAAATCGCCTATCCACTAGGAAAAGAATTACCATTGGTAGGACTCGCTGATTATTGGTCACGGGAATTCTACCCTGCACCAGTCATGAATCAATTAGACTCGGTTACACCCCGCATCGTTTTATCCCATAACCCAGATACAGCTAAGATATTGCAACAATGGCGGGTAGATTTGCAACTATCTGGTCATACCCACGGTGGTCACATCGTAATTCCAGGCATTGGCCCTGTAGTATTTTATTATAAAAAACTACTCAAAACAATTCCCAAAAAATTACGGCGTTGGGTAACATTTTTCTTGGGAGACTGTTCTAAAGTCGTGCGATATTGGGAGTGGGCGCAAGGGTTTCACAAGGTCGAAGAAAATCAACTATATGTCAATCGAGGCTTAGGAACTTATAAACCAGGACGTTTATTTTGTCCGCCAGAAGTGACTGTAATTACCTTAGTTGGTCATTAG
- a CDS encoding metallophosphoesterase gives MHWLLSGPLSIEKLTVNITGLPASLQGQKLVQLSDFHYDGLRLSEDMLEKAIAVTNEAKPDLILLTGDYVTDDPAPIHQLILRLKHLQSRSGIYAILGNHDIHYKNAKAEVTDALTSIGIHVLWNEIAYPLGKELPLVGLADYWSQEFNPVPVMNQLNPDTPRIVLSHNPDTAEILQAWRVDLQLSGHTHGGQIVIPGIGPAMLIYEKLTEKLPKKVQHRFPFLSENVSVVSHWEWAQGFHHLGKNQLYVNRGLGTYLPGRLFCRPEVTMITLQGE, from the coding sequence ATGCATTGGTTGTTATCTGGGCCGTTGAGTATAGAGAAATTGACGGTTAACATTACAGGCTTGCCTGCATCGTTACAAGGTCAGAAGCTGGTGCAGTTGTCAGATTTTCACTATGATGGTTTGCGGCTATCGGAAGATATGTTAGAAAAAGCGATCGCAGTTACTAACGAAGCTAAACCAGATTTAATTTTGTTAACAGGTGACTACGTAACTGACGATCCCGCGCCGATTCACCAACTGATACTTCGACTCAAACATCTGCAAAGTCGCAGTGGTATCTATGCTATTCTTGGCAATCACGATATACATTACAAAAACGCAAAAGCAGAAGTTACCGATGCCCTTACTAGCATTGGAATTCATGTACTTTGGAACGAAATTGCCTATCCACTAGGAAAAGAATTACCATTGGTAGGACTAGCTGATTATTGGTCACAGGAATTTAATCCTGTACCAGTTATGAATCAACTAAACCCCGACACACCCCGCATCGTTTTATCCCACAACCCAGATACTGCGGAGATACTGCAAGCATGGCGAGTTGACTTACAATTATCTGGTCATACTCACGGTGGTCAAATCGTGATTCCTGGAATTGGCCCTGCGATGCTTATTTATGAAAAGCTTACAGAAAAACTACCCAAAAAAGTGCAGCATCGATTTCCATTTTTGTCAGAAAATGTTTCTGTAGTCAGCCATTGGGAATGGGCACAGGGTTTTCATCATCTCGGAAAAAATCAGCTATATGTCAATCGTGGTTTGGGAACTTACCTCCCAGGACGCTTATTTTGCCGCCCAGAAGTTACTATGATCACCCTACAGGGCGAGTAA
- a CDS encoding pentapeptide repeat-containing protein produces MKLQLLAAMALATPLFFISLVRAENPQDLQKLLSTGECINCNLSGANLSGAHLIGADLRGSKLQGANLVGANLEGADLTGANLAGANLTSAYVTNVNLKQTNLNGVNFTRATIHDSNVYKASMNDLNLTDAEIFNTGIGVGGEDAQIPDWD; encoded by the coding sequence ATGAAACTCCAGCTATTAGCGGCCATGGCCTTAGCAACTCCCCTATTTTTCATTAGCTTGGTTAGAGCCGAGAATCCGCAGGACTTACAAAAGCTGCTTTCAACTGGGGAATGTATCAACTGTAATCTATCAGGAGCTAACCTCAGTGGCGCTCATTTAATTGGTGCTGACTTAAGAGGCTCGAAGCTCCAAGGAGCCAACCTTGTAGGGGCTAACCTCGAAGGTGCTGACTTAACTGGTGCAAACTTGGCAGGTGCTAACCTAACATCAGCTTATGTAACCAATGTGAATTTGAAGCAAACCAATCTCAACGGTGTCAATTTTACTCGCGCTACGATTCACGATTCTAATGTGTATAAAGCATCAATGAATGATCTCAATCTCACTGATGCCGAAATCTTTAACACTGGAATCGGGGTTGGTGGAGAAGATGCCCAGATTCCCGATTGGGACTAG
- a CDS encoding alpha/beta fold hydrolase, which yields MTVTELTWKHEYITTNGVKLHYVTQGEGPLMLMLHGFPEFWYSWRHQIPEFAQDFKVVALDLRGYNDSDKPNEQSAYVMHEFIKDVEGVIKGLGYQKCVLVGHDWGGAIAWNFAYTHPEMLEQLTILNLPHPAKFAQGLRTPQQLLRSNYIFLFQLPWIPELLLQSSDYQAIETAFTGTAVNKNAFTQADIDAYKNAAAKRGALTAMLNYYRNIFQQRMLNPSWGVLEVRTLMIWGENDTALGKELTYDTAAYVRDFQIKYIPNCGHWVQQEQPELVNQYMREFLRTKTNSIY from the coding sequence ATGACTGTAACAGAACTGACTTGGAAACACGAATATATAACTACCAATGGGGTAAAACTACACTACGTTACCCAAGGTGAAGGCCCGTTAATGTTGATGTTGCATGGGTTTCCTGAGTTTTGGTACTCTTGGCGGCATCAAATACCAGAATTTGCCCAAGATTTTAAAGTCGTCGCCCTTGATTTGCGTGGCTACAACGATAGTGATAAACCAAATGAGCAATCAGCTTATGTAATGCATGAGTTTATCAAAGATGTTGAGGGAGTAATTAAAGGATTAGGATACCAAAAATGTGTATTAGTTGGACATGATTGGGGAGGTGCGATCGCTTGGAATTTTGCATATACTCACCCCGAAATGTTAGAACAATTAACTATTCTTAACCTGCCTCATCCTGCCAAATTTGCTCAAGGTTTACGCACTCCCCAACAGTTGCTACGTAGCAACTATATATTCCTCTTTCAACTCCCGTGGATACCAGAATTACTTTTACAATCTTCCGACTACCAAGCAATTGAAACAGCTTTTACAGGTACAGCAGTTAATAAGAATGCTTTCACCCAAGCGGATATAGACGCTTATAAAAATGCTGCTGCAAAACGCGGTGCCCTCACAGCAATGTTGAACTACTACCGCAATATTTTTCAACAGAGAATGCTAAATCCAAGTTGGGGCGTTCTGGAAGTGCGAACACTGATGATTTGGGGAGAAAATGACACTGCACTCGGCAAGGAACTAACCTACGATACCGCAGCCTATGTGAGAGACTTTCAAATCAAGTACATACCCAATTGCGGCCATTGGGTGCAACAAGAACAACCTGAATTGGTTAATCAGTATATGCGAGAATTTCTGAGGACTAAAACTAACAGTATTTACTAA
- a CDS encoding glycoside hydrolase family 10 protein, with the protein MGTIETRGIWLTTTDSKVLRSKQRIAEAMDLLAETGFNVVFPVVWNKAVTLYPSQTMQQTFGVEIDPMSLGRDPLEEVVVEARRVGLKVIPWFEYGFASSYNLNGGVLLQKKPEWTARDRNGNLLKKNGFEWLNALDSQVQEFFLNLVLEVVKTYDVDGVQGDDRFPAFPSEGGYDEGTVGLYHQQFDRNPPQNPKDRQWLQWRADILTGFLANLYQEVKAVNPNLLVAIAPNIHDWAFQEYLQDSPTWLKRGIVDMIQPQIYRRDFGSYCAIADKLVNQRFTDATLPKLAPGILMKLGSYCISPEYLVQAIEYNRQLDIQGEVFFFYEGLRENNNNLAKVLRNGPYAKSASFPTLSDLSAGAVSSKRTSSIWQRLLKKIF; encoded by the coding sequence ATGGGCACGATAGAAACCCGTGGTATTTGGCTGACTACTACTGATAGTAAGGTTCTCAGGTCAAAGCAACGCATTGCTGAGGCGATGGATTTGCTTGCCGAGACGGGTTTTAATGTGGTGTTTCCCGTTGTTTGGAATAAGGCAGTAACTTTATATCCTAGTCAAACAATGCAGCAGACATTTGGAGTCGAAATTGACCCTATGTCTCTAGGCCGTGACCCTTTAGAAGAAGTGGTGGTTGAGGCGCGGCGAGTTGGATTAAAAGTTATTCCTTGGTTTGAATACGGTTTTGCCAGTTCTTACAATTTGAATGGTGGTGTACTTTTACAGAAAAAACCGGAATGGACTGCGCGCGATCGCAACGGCAATTTACTGAAGAAAAACGGCTTTGAATGGTTAAATGCACTGGATTCACAGGTGCAAGAATTCTTTTTGAACTTGGTGCTGGAAGTTGTAAAGACTTATGATGTGGATGGTGTTCAAGGAGACGATCGCTTCCCTGCATTCCCCTCTGAAGGTGGCTATGATGAGGGAACTGTAGGACTTTATCATCAACAATTCGATCGCAATCCGCCACAGAACCCCAAGGATAGACAATGGTTACAGTGGCGTGCAGATATTCTCACTGGATTTTTGGCGAATCTCTACCAGGAAGTAAAAGCGGTGAATCCTAATTTATTAGTAGCGATCGCACCTAACATTCATGATTGGGCATTCCAGGAATATCTGCAAGACTCGCCCACATGGCTGAAGCGGGGAATAGTTGATATGATTCAGCCGCAGATTTACCGCCGTGACTTTGGGAGTTATTGTGCGATCGCTGATAAACTAGTAAACCAGCGGTTCACAGATGCAACGTTGCCGAAGTTAGCACCGGGAATACTGATGAAACTTGGCAGTTATTGTATTAGTCCAGAATATTTGGTGCAGGCAATTGAATACAACCGTCAACTTGACATTCAAGGAGAAGTATTCTTTTTTTACGAAGGTTTGCGCGAAAATAACAATAACCTAGCTAAAGTTTTGCGAAATGGGCCTTATGCTAAGTCTGCATCATTTCCCACTCTGTCAGATTTGAGTGCGGGTGCTGTGAGTAGCAAGAGGACATCTTCTATTTGGCAACGGTTGTTAAAAAAGATTTTTTAA
- a CDS encoding DUF2358 domain-containing protein encodes MESQLSVEQVIKTLKEDLPTLFQKDISYHIYTDDIYFKDPVNTFKYKFNYRIIFWTLRFHARLFFTQIYFDVHEVSQSAEDTILAKWTVRGVLRVPWKAGLLFNGYSTYKLNQDNLIYEHIDTWDRKPGEILRQFWQRGERAN; translated from the coding sequence GTGGAATCTCAATTATCGGTGGAACAGGTAATTAAAACTTTAAAAGAAGATTTGCCAACACTTTTTCAAAAAGATATTTCATACCACATTTATACAGATGATATCTATTTTAAAGATCCGGTAAATACATTCAAATACAAGTTTAACTATCGCATTATATTTTGGACATTGCGATTTCACGCTCGGCTATTTTTTACCCAAATTTACTTTGATGTACATGAAGTATCTCAGTCAGCCGAAGATACGATTTTAGCAAAGTGGACAGTGCGAGGAGTGTTACGAGTTCCCTGGAAAGCTGGTTTGCTTTTTAATGGCTATTCAACGTATAAACTCAATCAAGATAATTTGATATACGAGCATATCGACACTTGGGATAGAAAGCCAGGGGAGATTTTACGGCAGTTTTGGCAAAGGGGAGAGAGAGCTAATTAG
- a CDS encoding ParA family protein, with protein MSAKIIAFFNTKGGVGKTTLVYHLAWMYQDLGLRVVVADLDPQANLTITFLDEERLELFSLNENKIDTIFDCVKPLLTGIGDIDNPHLEYIQENQFSEDIASLSLSTEVGRLALLPGDLMLSSFEDELSAQWNNCLDKGGQERALQVTSAFWRILQKAAVNHKANVILMDLSPSLGAINRAALIAADYLVIPLTLDYFSLIGLRSLGDILQSWKNDWKYILSKNNTTSLSLPNGDIQPIGYVVWQMPMRLDRPAKVYNRAIFEIPNTYQEIISNQPTQNKISIENDPNCLGLIKSYHSLMTMAQEAHKPMFHLKPADGAIGAHTKAVKNVYEDFKKLAHKIAEQTQLKI; from the coding sequence ATGAGTGCAAAGATTATTGCTTTCTTTAATACTAAGGGAGGTGTTGGTAAAACTACTCTAGTTTATCATCTAGCATGGATGTATCAAGATTTAGGGCTACGGGTAGTTGTGGCTGATCTAGACCCACAAGCTAACCTCACTATTACTTTCTTAGATGAGGAACGCTTAGAATTATTTTCCTTAAACGAAAATAAAATAGATACTATTTTTGATTGTGTGAAACCCCTGTTAACGGGTATTGGTGATATTGATAATCCACATTTAGAATATATCCAAGAAAATCAGTTCTCAGAAGATATAGCCTCATTATCTTTGTCTACAGAAGTAGGAAGATTAGCTCTTTTACCTGGAGACCTAATGCTTTCTAGTTTTGAAGATGAGCTTTCAGCGCAATGGAATAATTGTCTTGATAAAGGTGGTCAAGAAAGAGCTTTGCAGGTAACTTCTGCTTTTTGGAGAATTCTCCAAAAAGCAGCCGTTAATCATAAAGCAAATGTAATATTGATGGATTTAAGTCCAAGTTTAGGAGCAATCAATCGTGCAGCATTAATTGCAGCAGATTATTTGGTGATACCACTTACATTAGATTACTTTTCCTTGATAGGTTTACGCAGCCTTGGTGATATCTTGCAATCTTGGAAAAATGATTGGAAGTATATATTAAGTAAAAATAATACTACAAGTTTGTCTTTACCAAATGGTGATATACAGCCTATTGGTTACGTTGTTTGGCAGATGCCAATGCGATTAGACCGTCCAGCAAAAGTATATAATAGAGCAATATTTGAAATTCCAAATACTTATCAAGAAATAATTTCAAATCAGCCTACTCAAAATAAAATTTCTATTGAAAATGATCCAAACTGTTTAGGATTAATTAAAAGCTACCACAGCTTGATGACAATGGCTCAAGAAGCTCATAAACCTATGTTCCACTTGAAACCAGCTGATGGTGCTATTGGCGCTCATACTAAAGCAGTGAAAAACGTTTATGAGGATTTTAAGAAATTAGCTCATAAGATAGCAGAACAAACGCAACTTAAAATTTAA
- a CDS encoding ATP-binding protein, producing the protein MNDQELEVLLNDLESDRVERKASISDKGKLCEAICAFANDLPNHQKPGVLFIGVQDNGICANLFIDDRLLLTLSAMRSDGNILPFPTMIVQKRTIGRCELAVLIVEPSDAPPVRFNGRVWIRVGPRRATATAEEERRLAEKRRSKDLPFDLRSLSSASLDDLDLEIFRRVYLPSALANDILQENQRTVEQQLQSMRFATVDLLPKPTILGVLVVGNDPRQFVPSAYIQFLRIDGIELTDPIKDQKEIGGPLPDLLRMLDETFQVHISVATDITAQPIELRQPDYPIVALQQLGRNAVMHRTYEGTNAPVRITWFSDRIEIQNPGGPFGQVNRQNFGQPGITDYRNPHLAEAMKNLGYVQKFGVGIQYARQELQKNGNPPLEFTVEDTHLLVILRKKL; encoded by the coding sequence ATGAATGACCAGGAGTTGGAAGTTCTCCTGAACGACCTAGAATCAGACCGGGTTGAACGGAAAGCTTCGATTTCTGATAAAGGTAAGCTTTGCGAGGCTATTTGTGCATTTGCCAATGACTTACCGAATCACCAAAAACCAGGAGTCTTGTTTATTGGGGTTCAGGATAATGGTATTTGTGCAAACCTTTTTATAGACGATAGGCTTTTACTTACACTCTCAGCTATGCGGTCTGATGGGAACATTTTGCCTTTTCCTACAATGATTGTCCAAAAACGGACTATTGGCAGATGTGAACTAGCAGTTTTAATTGTAGAACCATCAGATGCTCCACCTGTACGCTTTAATGGACGTGTTTGGATCAGAGTTGGCCCCCGTCGAGCTACTGCTACAGCAGAAGAGGAACGTCGTTTAGCTGAAAAAAGACGCTCAAAAGACTTGCCTTTCGATTTACGATCCTTATCATCAGCTAGTTTAGATGACCTCGATTTAGAAATTTTTCGTCGAGTTTATTTGCCTTCTGCGTTGGCAAACGATATTCTTCAAGAAAATCAACGCACTGTTGAACAACAACTTCAATCAATGCGTTTTGCGACAGTTGATCTGTTGCCTAAACCAACTATCTTGGGCGTGCTAGTTGTGGGTAACGATCCTAGACAATTCGTTCCCAGTGCCTATATTCAATTTCTTCGCATTGATGGCATTGAGTTAACAGACCCGATTAAAGATCAAAAAGAAATTGGCGGGCCGCTTCCAGACTTGTTGCGGATGCTGGACGAAACTTTTCAAGTTCATATTTCAGTGGCAACAGACATCACTGCTCAACCTATAGAGTTGCGACAGCCTGACTATCCAATAGTTGCCTTGCAACAATTAGGAAGAAATGCCGTTATGCATCGCACTTATGAAGGAACAAATGCGCCAGTAAGAATTACATGGTTTAGCGATCGCATCGAAATTCAAAATCCTGGCGGCCCTTTTGGTCAAGTAAATCGGCAAAACTTTGGACAACCAGGCATAACAGACTATCGAAATCCTCACCTTGCCGAAGCGATGAAAAATCTTGGCTATGTTCAGAAATTTGGGGTAGGAATTCAATATGCTCGGCAGGAGCTTCAAAAAAATGGTAATCCACCTCTGGAATTCACTGTGGAAGATACTCATTTGTTGGTCATTCTTAGGAAAAAACTATGA
- the uvrA gene encoding excinuclease ABC subunit UvrA, with amino-acid sequence MSDQQLAASLNGHLPNPSHNSQNTIRIRGARQHNLKNIDLELPRDRLIVFTGVSGSGKSSLAFDTIFAEGQRRYVESLSAYARQFLGQLDKPDVEAIEGLSPAISIDQKSTSHNPRSTVGTVTEIYDYLRLLFGRAGEPHCPICDRCIAPQTIDEMCDRIMELPDRTRFQILAPVVRGKKGTHRKLLSSLASQGFVRVRINGEIRELSDSIELDKNFTHTIEVVIDRLVKKADIQERLVDSLSTCLKQSGGIAAILVSVLGDDGQEKEEELVFSENFACPEHGAVMEELSPRLFSFNSPYGACPHCHGIGTLRRFSPDLIVPDWEAPVYAAIAPWSEKDNSYYLELLYSVGQIYGFELQTNWSKLTEEQQQIILFGEKDERAAEAQRKQSFKGAIPILQRQYEGGSELVKQKLEQYLIDQPCEVCQGKRLKPEALAVKLGQYGILELTTVSIRDCRERIEQFKLSDRQLQIADLVLREIKARLQFLLDVGLDYLTLDRPAMTLSGGEAQRIRLATQIGSGLTGVLYVLDEPSIGLHQRDNGRLLKTLTKLRDLGNTLIVVEHDEETIRAANHIVDIGPGAGIHGGNIIAQGDFQTLLAAEDSLTGAYLSGRRVITTPAERREGNGRSLGIKNAHRNNLQNIDVDIPLGKLVSITGVSGSGKSTLINELLYPSLQHHLTKKVPLPRHLDKIQGLNAIDKAIVIDQSPIGRTPRSNPATYTGIFDAIRDVFSQTVEAKARGYKPGQFSFNVKGGRCEACSGQGVNVIEMNFLPDVYVQCEICKGARYNRETLQVKYKDKSISDVLRMTVEESLDFFQNIPKAIARLQTLFDVGLGYVQLGQPATTLSGGEAQRVKLATELSRRATGKTLYLIDEPTTGLSFYDVHKLLDVLQRLVDKGNSILVIEHNLDVIRCSDWVIDLGPEGGDKGGELIAVGTPEEVAKNPRSYTGQYLKQVLKQYPANTTIMKSR; translated from the coding sequence ATGTCAGACCAACAGCTAGCAGCATCCTTGAATGGCCATCTTCCCAACCCCAGCCACAACAGCCAGAATACCATTCGGATTCGGGGTGCTAGGCAGCATAATCTGAAAAATATTGACTTAGAATTGCCACGCGATCGCCTAATCGTATTCACTGGCGTTTCTGGCTCTGGTAAGTCTTCCCTAGCCTTTGATACCATTTTCGCTGAAGGGCAACGTCGCTATGTGGAATCCCTCAGCGCCTACGCCCGACAATTTTTAGGACAACTGGATAAGCCGGATGTAGAAGCCATTGAAGGCTTAAGCCCAGCAATTTCTATTGACCAAAAATCAACCTCTCATAACCCCCGTTCCACTGTGGGTACGGTGACAGAGATTTACGACTATTTGCGGCTGTTATTTGGTCGGGCTGGCGAACCCCATTGTCCGATATGCGATCGCTGTATTGCCCCCCAGACAATCGATGAGATGTGCGATCGCATCATGGAATTACCAGATCGCACCCGCTTCCAAATTCTTGCACCTGTTGTCAGGGGTAAAAAAGGCACACATCGTAAGCTTTTGTCAAGTCTTGCTTCTCAAGGTTTTGTCCGCGTGCGGATCAATGGCGAGATCCGTGAACTGTCAGATTCAATTGAATTGGATAAAAATTTTACTCACACCATCGAAGTGGTAATTGACCGCTTGGTGAAAAAAGCTGATATTCAAGAGCGTTTGGTTGATTCCCTGTCTACGTGTCTTAAGCAATCGGGTGGTATTGCAGCCATCCTGGTGAGTGTGCTTGGTGACGACGGACAAGAAAAAGAAGAAGAATTAGTATTTTCGGAAAACTTTGCCTGTCCAGAACATGGCGCGGTAATGGAAGAATTATCACCGCGATTGTTTTCGTTTAACTCACCTTATGGTGCTTGTCCGCACTGTCATGGCATCGGGACTTTAAGAAGATTTTCGCCAGACTTGATCGTACCCGACTGGGAAGCGCCAGTTTATGCTGCGATCGCGCCTTGGTCAGAAAAAGATAATTCTTATTATCTGGAATTACTCTATAGCGTCGGACAGATTTATGGGTTTGAGTTACAGACAAATTGGAGCAAGCTAACAGAAGAACAGCAGCAAATTATTTTGTTTGGTGAGAAAGATGAACGAGCCGCAGAAGCACAAAGAAAGCAGAGTTTTAAAGGTGCTATTCCAATTTTGCAACGGCAATATGAGGGTGGATCTGAATTAGTTAAGCAAAAATTAGAACAGTATTTAATCGATCAACCGTGTGAGGTTTGTCAGGGAAAACGGTTAAAACCGGAAGCCTTGGCGGTGAAGTTGGGACAATATGGAATTTTAGAATTGACTACCGTATCAATTCGGGATTGTCGGGAGAGAATTGAGCAATTTAAGTTGAGCGATCGCCAGTTACAAATTGCTGATTTAGTTCTGAGAGAAATCAAAGCTAGATTGCAATTCTTGTTAGATGTAGGTTTAGATTATCTCACCCTTGACCGTCCCGCTATGACCCTTTCTGGTGGCGAAGCCCAACGAATTCGTCTAGCAACGCAAATTGGTTCTGGATTAACAGGAGTTCTCTACGTTTTAGATGAACCGAGTATTGGTTTGCATCAACGAGATAATGGCAGGTTGCTTAAAACTTTAACGAAATTGCGCGATTTGGGTAATACGTTGATTGTCGTTGAACACGATGAAGAAACAATTCGCGCAGCTAACCATATAGTTGATATTGGCCCTGGTGCAGGAATCCACGGCGGAAATATTATCGCCCAAGGTGATTTTCAGACATTATTAGCAGCAGAAGATTCCTTGACAGGTGCGTATTTATCGGGAAGACGAGTAATTACCACACCAGCAGAACGCCGAGAAGGAAATGGGCGTAGTTTGGGAATTAAAAATGCCCATCGCAACAATTTACAAAATATCGATGTAGACATTCCATTAGGTAAACTCGTCTCCATCACAGGTGTGTCTGGTTCTGGCAAATCTACGCTGATTAACGAGTTACTGTACCCATCTCTGCAACACCATTTAACTAAGAAAGTTCCCTTACCGAGACATTTGGATAAAATTCAGGGATTGAATGCGATTGATAAAGCGATCGTTATCGATCAATCCCCCATTGGACGCACACCACGTTCTAACCCTGCAACTTACACAGGAATTTTCGATGCCATTCGGGATGTATTTTCCCAAACAGTAGAAGCCAAAGCTAGGGGTTACAAACCTGGACAATTTTCCTTCAACGTTAAAGGTGGACGTTGCGAAGCTTGTAGCGGACAGGGTGTAAATGTTATTGAAATGAACTTTCTTCCAGATGTTTACGTGCAATGCGAAATTTGTAAAGGTGCAAGATACAACCGCGAGACTTTACAAGTGAAGTATAAAGATAAGTCAATTTCTGATGTCTTGAGAATGACAGTTGAGGAAAGTTTAGACTTTTTCCAGAATATACCCAAAGCGATCGCGCGTTTGCAAACTTTATTTGATGTCGGGTTGGGTTATGTCCAATTAGGACAACCTGCGACTACCTTATCTGGTGGTGAAGCGCAACGGGTGAAATTGGCAACAGAACTATCTCGACGCGCTACCGGGAAGACACTTTATTTAATCGATGAACCGACAACAGGGTTATCTTTTTACGATGTCCACAAATTATTAGATGTGTTGCAAAGATTGGTAGATAAAGGCAATTCAATATTAGTAATTGAACACAACTTAGATGTAATTCGTTGTTCTGACTGGGTAATAGATTTGGGGCCAGAAGGTGGCGACAAAGGCGGAGAATTGATTGCTGTGGGTACACCGGAGGAAGTTGCAAAAAATCCCAGGTCTTATACTGGGCAATATTTAAAGCAGGTTTTGAAACAGTATCCGGCAAATACAACTATTATGAAAAGTAGATAG
- a CDS encoding Uma2 family endonuclease yields MVSQIQPPTQPEVIYPDNDGQPIANSTIQFGWIVEIKQNLDWLFADDPNVFVAGDLFWYPVEGRNKIVNAPDVLVVLGRPKGDRLCYQQWKEEGIAPQVVFEILSPSNTQTEMDKKLLFYDRYGVEEYYIYDPEKNNLCGWLRSEDGLDVIPQMEDWVSPRLKIRFVPSSEGLQLYRPDGERFLTYTEISRNAEQERQRAEQERQRAERAELARRDAIPRLLQMNLSIEQIAQALALSVEEVRTLAQE; encoded by the coding sequence ATGGTATCGCAAATCCAACCGCCGACCCAGCCAGAGGTCATCTACCCAGATAATGACGGACAACCAATTGCTAACAGTACCATACAGTTTGGCTGGATTGTAGAAATTAAGCAGAATCTAGATTGGCTATTTGCCGACGATCCAAATGTATTTGTCGCCGGAGATTTGTTTTGGTATCCGGTAGAGGGACGCAACAAAATTGTTAATGCCCCAGATGTGCTGGTGGTATTAGGTAGACCAAAAGGCGATCGCCTTTGCTACCAACAATGGAAAGAGGAGGGAATTGCACCGCAAGTGGTGTTTGAAATTCTTTCTCCCAGCAACACCCAAACTGAAATGGACAAGAAATTACTTTTCTATGACCGCTATGGCGTGGAAGAGTATTACATTTACGATCCTGAGAAAAATAATTTGTGTGGATGGTTGCGTAGTGAAGACGGTTTAGATGTCATCCCCCAAATGGAAGATTGGGTGAGTCCTCGTTTAAAAATTCGGTTTGTTCCATCATCAGAGGGTTTACAGCTTTATCGCCCTGATGGAGAACGGTTTTTAACTTATACAGAAATTTCTCGCAACGCCGAACAAGAAAGGCAACGGGCTGAACAAGAACGACAACGGGCGGAACGGGCTGAACTTGCCAGAAGAGATGCCATACCCCGATTATTGCAAATGAATTTGAGCATCGAACAGATTGCCCAAGCTTTAGCATTGTCAGTGGAAGAAGTGCGAACCCTTGCTCAGGAGTAA